TAGCTCACGCTGGTGGTAAGCGCTTCCGCCCGATGTTTACCATGCTGGCCGCGCAGTTCGGGGAGAACCCGGAGAGCGATAAGGTCATCACCGCCGCGACGGTGCTGGAGCTGACGCACCTGGCGACGCTCTACCACGACGACGTCATGGATGAAGCGGATAAGCGCCGCGGCGTGCCCTCCGCAAACTCGCGCTGGGACAACACCGTCGCCATTCTGGCCGGTGACTACCTCTTCGCTGCTGCGTCCCGCCTGCTGGCAGAGCTCGGCTCCGAGAGCGTGGCTCACTTCGCTGAGACCTTCGGTGTTCTTGTCACAGGCCAGATGCGCGAGTGCCTCAACGACTTGGACCTGCCGATTGAAGAGCGCATCGAGCGCTACCTGAAGGTCATTGCCGAAAAGACCGGTGTGCTCATCGCATCGGCCGGTTATCTCGGCGCCTATCACGCCGGTGCGTCGGCCGAGATTTCCAACGCACTGCGCCGCTATGGCGAACTAATCGGTATCGTTTTCCAGATTGTCGACGACATTATCGACATCTCCTCCAATACCGATCAGTCCGGCAAGACTCCGGGCACTGACTTGCGCGAGGGCGTCTTCACACTGCCGGTTCTCTACGCGCTGCAGGAGGACACCCCAGCCGCTGACCGTCTCCGTGAGATTCTTGTCGGCCCAGTCTCCGACGACGCGCTTGTCGACGAGGCCCTCGAGCTCCTGGCTCAGACCAACGGTGTGGCTCGCGCGATGGAGAAGGTCAATGAACTGCTGGATGAGTCCGACCGCGTCATCGCTGACCTTCCTGACTGTGCGGCCAAGGAGTCCCTGCGTCACGTTGCTCGCTACACCGTGGAGCGCGTGGGGTAGTGGATTGAGCTCCATCGGCGAGATGGGCCTAGGGGTGAGCACTGCTCTGAGGTGAGCTCTGCTCTGGGGTGAGTTCTGCTGAGGGGTGAATCCAGGTAGGGAAATATCCTCTCGACCTGCCGATTTGTGTAAATGACAGAGTAGTGGGTAGCATTCCATTCGCACCGTTTAAGAGTGCACGCCAGATTGCCCGAGCGGCCAAAGGGAGCGGATTGTAAATCCGTCGGCATTGCCTTCGTTGGTTCGAATCCATCATCTGGCACAGTGAAATCACCGCGAGATTTTTCTCGCGGTGATTTTTTTGTAGGGCCCGTTGATGGGGATGCGGGGTTAAGTAAAGAAAAGTGTGTCTTTTCCGGGCGTGTTGCGGTTATTTGATCCAGCCTTTTTGGATGCCGAGGTTGTGTTGGTAGCTGGTGTCGATGGCGGTGTCGTATTCTGCTGGTGCACCGATGTCATTGGTAGTGGCTGTGGTGTTGTGGGTGATCAGGTCTGTTGCTGTGGAAAGTGCGTCTTGACCCCATCGTTGGTCCCTGGCGATCTTGACCGGATCGTCAGGGACTTCTGTATGTAGATACAGCCACCAATCCATCACTGTGCGTTGATGCGGTAGTGATAGTCCGCGGTGTCTGCGGGCTAGTTCTTTTATGGGGGCGTTGATGCCACCTTCGAGGCTGTTTGTTGTTGCTGCAAGGTTGTCGGGGTCGATGGTTGTTGGTGGGGGTTGCAGGTAGGTAAACAGCAGGTCTCTGC
The sequence above is drawn from the Corynebacterium jeikeium genome and encodes:
- a CDS encoding polyprenyl synthetase family protein; protein product: MRTGDYSGLSSGSAQGTGEHTATSSHFVDEALEATITEGMRKSEDLLITELGRGEDFLVERVSHLAHAGGKRFRPMFTMLAAQFGENPESDKVITAATVLELTHLATLYHDDVMDEADKRRGVPSANSRWDNTVAILAGDYLFAAASRLLAELGSESVAHFAETFGVLVTGQMRECLNDLDLPIEERIERYLKVIAEKTGVLIASAGYLGAYHAGASAEISNALRRYGELIGIVFQIVDDIIDISSNTDQSGKTPGTDLREGVFTLPVLYALQEDTPAADRLREILVGPVSDDALVDEALELLAQTNGVARAMEKVNELLDESDRVIADLPDCAAKESLRHVARYTVERVG